A genome region from Myxocyprinus asiaticus isolate MX2 ecotype Aquarium Trade chromosome 12, UBuf_Myxa_2, whole genome shotgun sequence includes the following:
- the inha gene encoding inhibin alpha chain, giving the protein MWTWTKWLSSFACALILQAMLSHKLGLACQGDELPRDLVLNWLKRRILEGLGMHEPPLPVPRQVVDRALQYVAPRMTRETRVERRRHRQESSQIILFPSFDSTCIDMPDHSSDAASGHFTYYFQPSLDSQDSVITSAHFWFYAGEAIAFSNTSAPLFILTPHQELLQASEDPVKRSPDGWTTYKLNRHLHIVMADGPFMLQVRCPACSCYGSEEAKTPFLHLHARPSGPDRSRRAPKIVWSPAAIEKLSRPAPEDTGTDCRREQIEISFVDLGWDNWIVHPKAFTFYYCHGNCSSSERTTTLLGMSQCCAPVPESMKSLRFTTTSDGGYSFKYETLPNIIPEECNCI; this is encoded by the exons ATGTGGACTTGGACCAAGTGGCTGTCTTCATTTGCTTGTGCCCTGATCCTCCAGGCTATGTTGTCACATAAGCTGGGCCTGGCCTGTCAAGGGGATGAATTGCCGCGTGACTTGGTGCTTAACTGGTTGAAAAGACGGATCCTGGAAGGCTTGGGGATGCATGAGCCTCCTCTGCCAGTGCCACGTCAGGTGGTGGACAGAGCTTTGCAATATGTAGCTCCACGAATGACTAGGGAAACAAGAGTGGAAAGGAGAAGACACCGTCAGGAGTCCTCACAGATCATTCTGTTCCCAAGCTTTG ATTCTACATGCATAGATATGCCTGATCACTCCTCTGATGCTGCATCTGGTCACTTCACTTACTATTTTCAGCCTTCTCTGGACAGCCAGGACTCCGTCATCACTTCTGCCCACTTCTGGTTCTATGCAGGTGAAGCCATCGCTTTCAGCAACACCTCTGCACCTCTCTTCATCCTCACCCCTCACCAGGAGCTGCTCCAAGCATCTGAAGACCCAGTCAAACGCAGTCCTGATGGATGGACCACCTATAAGTTAAATCGCCATCTCCACATTGTCATGGCTGACGGCCCTTTCATGCTGCAGGTCCGCTGCCCAGCTTGCAGTTGCTATGGTTCAGAAGAAGCTAAAACTCCCTTTCTGCACCTCCATGCTCGACCAAGTGGCCCTGACCGTTCCCGCAGGGCTCCCAAAATCGTTTGGTCACCGGCTGCCATCGAAAAGCTCAGCAGACCTGCTCCTGAGGACACTGGCACAGATTGCAGAAGAGAACAGATAGAAATCTCCTTTGTGGACCTGGGCTGGGATAACTGGATTGTTCATCCTAAGGCCTTTACCTTCTACTACTGCCATGGCAACTGCTCCAGCTCTGAGCGCACCACCACCCTACTTGGGATGAGCCAGTGCTGCGCCCCTGTTCCAGAGAGCATGAAGTCACTCCGTTTCACCACCACCTCAGATGGGGGATATTCCTTCAAGTATGAGACCTTGCCTAACATCATACCAGAGGAGTGCAACTGCATCTAA